The following are encoded together in the Brassica napus cultivar Da-Ae chromosome A9, Da-Ae, whole genome shotgun sequence genome:
- the LOC106396466 gene encoding citrate synthase 2, peroxisomal — MEISERVKARLAVLTAHIAVSDPVGSSQVLPAGEIERWCTSSAGSLKGSLTIVDERTGKKYQVPVSEDGTVRSVDLKKITTGKDDKGLKLYDPGYLNTAPVRSSISYIDGDEGILRYRGYPIEELAESSTFIEVSYLLMYGNLPSQSQLADWEFTISQHSAVPQGVLEIIQSMPHDAHPMGVLVSAMSALSIFHPDANPALSGQDIYKSKQVRDKQIVRILGKAPTIAAAAYLRMAGRPPVLPSGNLSYAENFLYMLDSMGNRSYKPNPRLARVLDILFILHAEHEMNCSTAAARHLASSGVDVYTAVAGAVGALYGPLHGGANEAVLKMLAEIGSVENIPEFIEGVKNRKRKMSGFGHRVYKNYDPRAKVIKKLADEVFSIVGRDPLIEVAVALEKAALSDEYFVKRKLYPNVDFYSGLIYRAMGFPPEFFTVLFAVPRMAGYLSHWRESLDDPDTKIMRPQQAYTGVWLRHYEPVRQRTLSSDSDKMGQVSISNASRRRLSGSAL, encoded by the exons ATGGAGATTTCTGAGAGGGTGAAAGCTCGATTAGCCGTTCTCACTGCGCACATAGCGGTATCCGATCCCGTCGGATCGAGCCAGGTGTTACCGGCGGGGGAGATCGAGCGATGGTGCACATCGAGCGCTGGATCCCTAAAAGGAAGCTTGACGATCGTGGATGAGCGTACGGGGAAGAAGTATCAGGTCCCAGTCTCGGAGGATGGTACCGTTAGATCCGTTGATCTCAAGAAG ATAACGACGGGGAAGGATGACAAGGGGCTTAAGTTATATGATCCTGGTTACTTGAACACGGCTCCTGTTCGATCTTCGATCTCTTACATTGACGGAGATGAAGGGATCCTGCGTTACCGTGGGTACCCTATTGAAGAGTTGGCTGAGAGTAGTACTTTCATTGAGGTTTCTTATCTCCTTA TGTATGGGAATCTACCTTCTCAGAGTCAGCTAGCTGATTGGGAGTTTACAATTTCTCAGCATTCAGCTGTGCCGCAAGGAGTATTG GAAATCATACAGTCCATGCCTCATGATGCACACCCAATGGGTGTTCTCGTGAGTGCAATGAGTGCACTTTCCATCTTCCATCCTGATGCCAATCCTGCTCTCAGT GGCCAAGATATTTACAAGTCGAAACAAGTTCGTGATAAACAGATTGTTCGTATTCTTGGAAAG GCTCCAACTATTGCAGCGGCTGCTTATTTGAGGATGGCAGGCAGGCCTCCTGTTCTCCCTTCTGGCAACCTTTCTTATGCAGAGAATTTCCTCTATATGCTGGATTCAAT GGGCAATAGGTCTTACAAGCCTAATCCTCGTCTGGCTCGAGTGCTTGACATCCTCTTCATACTGCATGCCGAACATGAAATGAATTGCTCCACTGCTGCTGCTCGTCATCTTGCCTCTAG TGGTGTTGATGTGTACACCGCTGTTGCTGGAGCTGTTGGAGCTCTATATGGTCCACTTCATGGTGGTGCCAACGAGGCTGTCCTTAAGATGTTAGCTGAGATTGGGAGTGTTGAAAATATTCCAGAGTTCATAGAAGGCGTGAAGAACAG aaAGAGGAAGATGTCAGGTTTTGGACATCGTGTTTACAAAAACTACGACCCGAGAGCAAAAGTCATCAAGAAACTGGCGGATGAAGTGTTCTCCATTGTTGGAAGGGATCCTCTTATCGAG GTAGCAGTTGCTCTAGAGAAGGCAGCACTCTCTGATGAATATTTTGTGAAGAGAAAGCTTTACCCAAATGTTGATTTTTACTCTGGATTAATCTATAG GGCAATGGGATTCCCACCAGAGTTCTTCACAGTCCTATTTGCAGTCCCGCGTATGGCTGGATACTTGTCACACTGGCGTGAGTCTTTAGATGATCCTGACACTAAGATCATGAGACCCCAACAG GCCTACACTGGGGTATGGCTAAGGCATTACGAGCCGGTGAGACAAAGAACGTTGTCAAGTGATTCAGACAAGATGGGACAAGTTTCCATTTCGAATGCATCAAGAAGGCGTTTATCTGGATCTGCACTTTAA
- the LOC106390572 gene encoding integrin-linked protein kinase 1, translating into MTTTKPKSPARFKLGRQSSLAPESRTPTETVTEDEDEELAAAAAAAGIVDPTIRLMYLANEGDIDGITKMLNSGTNVDYRDIDGRTALHVAACQGRTDVVQLLLSRGAKVNSMDRWGSTPLADAVYYKNHDVIQLLEKHGAKPTIPPMHVLTDREVPEYEIHPTELDLSNSVKISKGTFHKASWRGIDVAVKTFGEEMFSDEDKVNAFRDELQLLQKIRHPNVVQFLGAVTQSNPMMIVTEYLPKGDLRQYLDRKGALMPAQAVKFALEIARGMNYLHEHKPEAIIHCDLEPPNILRDNSGHLKVADFGVSKLLVVKKTVKKDRPVTSLDSSLRYMAPEVYRNEEYDTKVDVFSFALILQEMIEGYVPFHLKEETEVPKAYVEGERPPFNAPAKSYPFGLRELIQECWDNEASKRPTFREIISVLELTSDRIARKMSWKVRLGKCLPRIRLFTKRDYVNPSSSRSSITR; encoded by the exons ATGACGACGACTAAACCCAAATCTCCGGCGAGATTCAAGCTCGGAAGACAGTCCTCGCTAGCTCCGGAGTCAAGGACCCCGACGGAGACGGTAACGGAAGATGAAGACGAAGAGttggctgctgctgctgctgctgctggaaTCGTGGATCCGACGATTCGTCTGATGTATCTAGCCAACGAAGGTGACATCGATGGGATCACCAAGATGTTAAATTCGGGAACTAACGTCGATTACCGCGACATCGATGGACGTACTGCTCTCCACGTCGCCGCGTGTCAGGGACGAACCGACGTCGTTCAGCTCCTGCTTAGCCGTGGCGCTAAGGTTAATTCCATGGACCGATGGGGTAGTACG CCTCTTGCAGATGCAGTGTATTACAAAAATCATGATGTGATCCAGCTTTTGGAGAAACATGGTGCTAAGCCTACG ATTCCTCCTATGCATGTCCTAACGGATAGAGAAGTTCCTGAGTATGAGATTCATCCTACAGAGCTTGATCTTTCTAACTCTGTCAAAATTTCAAAG GGTACCTTTCACAAGGCTTCGTGGCGTGGAATTGATGTGGCTGTTAAAACGTTTGGAGAGGAAATGTTCTCTGATGAAGATAAAGT GAATGCGTTCAGGGACGAACTTCAACTGCTTCAGAAGATACGCCATCCAAATGTTGTCCAGTTTTTAGGGGCAGTTACTCAAAGTAATCCCATGATGATTGTCACTGAGTATCTACCTAAG GGAGATCTTCGACAATATCTAGACAGGAAAGGGGCTCTAATGCCAGCGCAAGCAGTGAAGTTTGCACTTGAAATTGCTAG gggAATGAATTATTTGCACGAGCATAAACCTGAAGCTATAATCCATTGTGACCTAGAGCCTCC AAACATACTGCGGGATAATTCCGGACATCTAAAAGTTGCCGACTTTGGAGTCAGCAAGTTGCTGGTAGTTAAGAAGACAGTTAAAAAAGACAGGCCTGTTACATCATTGGACAGTTCTT TGCGATACATGGCTCCAGAAGTATACAGGAACGAAGAGTATGATACAAAAGTAGATGTATTTTCTTTCGCTTTGATCTTACAAGAG ATGATAGAAGGCTATGTACCATTCCATCTGAAAGAAGAAACTGAAGTTCCTAAAGCATATGTTGAAGGTGAACGTCCACCATTCAATGCTCCAGCAAAATCATATCCTTTTGGATTAAGAGA GTTAATCCAGGAGTGTTGGGACAATGAGGCATCGAAAAGACCAACATTTAGAGAAATCATCAGTGTTTTGGAGTTGACAAGTGATCGAATTGCAAGGAAAATGAGCTGGAAG GTGAGGCTAGGAAAGTGCCTTCCAAGAATCAGATTGTTTACGAAGCGAGATTATGTGAATCCCAGTAGTAGCCGTTCATCCATAACCAGGTGA
- the LOC106390624 gene encoding agamous-like MADS-box protein AGL1 isoform X2, producing MDEGGSSHDAESSKKIGRGKIEIKRIENTTNRQVTFCKRRNGLLKKAYELSVLCDAEVALVIFSTRGRLYEYASNSVKGTIERYKKACSDAVNPPTVTEANTKYYQQEASKLRRQIRDIQNSNRHIVGESLGSLNFKELKNLEGRLEKGISRVRSKKSELLVAEIEYMQKREMELQHDNMYLRAKVSHVFIL from the exons ATGGATGAAGGTGGGAGTAGTCACGATGCAGAAAGTAGCAAGAAGATAGGTAGAGGGAAGATAGAGATAAAGAGGATAGAGAACACAACAAATCGTCAAGTAACCTTCTGCAAACGACGCAATGGTCTTCTCAAGAAAGCTTATGAGCTCTCTGTCTTGTGTGATGCTGAAGTTGCCCTCGTTATCTTCTCCACTCGTGGCCGTCTTTATGAGTACGCCAGCAACAG TGTGAAGGGTACAATTGAAAGGTACAAGAAAGCTTGTTCCGATGCCGTTAACCCTCCTACTGTCACTGAAGCTAATACCAAG TACTATCAGCAAGAAGCCTCTAAGCTTCGGAGGCAGATTCGGGACATTCAGAATTCGAACAG GCATATTGTTGGGGAATCACTTGGTTCCTTGAACTTCAAGGAACTCAAAAACCTAGAAGGACGGCTTGAAAAAGGAATCAGCCGCGTCCGATCCAAGAAG AGTGAACTTTTAGTGGCAGAGATAGAGTATATGCAGAAGAGG GAAATGGAGTTGCAGCACGATAACATGTACCTAAGAGCTAAGGTTAGTCACGTCTTCATCCTCTAA
- the LOC106390624 gene encoding agamous-like MADS-box protein AGL1 isoform X1 produces MDEGGSSHDAESSKKIGRGKIEIKRIENTTNRQVTFCKRRNGLLKKAYELSVLCDAEVALVIFSTRGRLYEYASNSVKGTIERYKKACSDAVNPPTVTEANTKYYQQEASKLRRQIRDIQNSNRHIVGESLGSLNFKELKNLEGRLEKGISRVRSKKSELLVAEIEYMQKREMELQHDNMYLRAKIEQGARLNPEQHGSGVIQGTAVYESGLSSSHDQSQHYIPVNLLEPNQQFSGQDQPPLQLV; encoded by the exons ATGGATGAAGGTGGGAGTAGTCACGATGCAGAAAGTAGCAAGAAGATAGGTAGAGGGAAGATAGAGATAAAGAGGATAGAGAACACAACAAATCGTCAAGTAACCTTCTGCAAACGACGCAATGGTCTTCTCAAGAAAGCTTATGAGCTCTCTGTCTTGTGTGATGCTGAAGTTGCCCTCGTTATCTTCTCCACTCGTGGCCGTCTTTATGAGTACGCCAGCAACAG TGTGAAGGGTACAATTGAAAGGTACAAGAAAGCTTGTTCCGATGCCGTTAACCCTCCTACTGTCACTGAAGCTAATACCAAG TACTATCAGCAAGAAGCCTCTAAGCTTCGGAGGCAGATTCGGGACATTCAGAATTCGAACAG GCATATTGTTGGGGAATCACTTGGTTCCTTGAACTTCAAGGAACTCAAAAACCTAGAAGGACGGCTTGAAAAAGGAATCAGCCGCGTCCGATCCAAGAAG AGTGAACTTTTAGTGGCAGAGATAGAGTATATGCAGAAGAGG GAAATGGAGTTGCAGCACGATAACATGTACCTAAGAGCTAAG ATAGAACAAGGCGCGAGATTGAATCCGGAACAGCATGGATCCGGTGTAATACAAGGGACGGCGGTTTATGAGTCCGGTCTGTCTTCTTCTCATGATCAGTCGCAGCATTATATTCCGGTTAACCTTCTTGAACCGAATCAACAATTCTCCGGTCAAGACCAACCTCCTCTTCAACTTGTTTAA
- the LOC106390622 gene encoding probable galacturonosyltransferase 15 yields the protein MKFYISAAGIKRVTISSPGGAIGKGGGGCAAARRFPGRTLILFLLMLAIVLPFIFVRFAFLVLESASVCDSPLDCMGLRLFRGGDTSLKIREELTRALVEETSQDGNGRGQKGSLDSFDELVKEMTLKRRDIKTFASVTKKMLLQMERKVQSAKHHELLYWHLASHGVPKCLHCLSLRLTEEYSVNAMARTRLPPPESVSRLTDPSFHHVVILTDNVLAASVVISSTVQNAVNPDKFVFHIVTDKKTYTPMHAWFAINSALSPVVEVKGLHQYDWPQEVNVRVKEMLEIHRMIWRRHYQNLKDSDNSFIEGTHEQSLQALNPSCLALLNHLRIYIPKLFPDLDKIVLLDDDVVVQRDLSSLWETDLNGNVVGAVVDSWCGSNCCPGRKYKDYFNFSHPLISSNLLQDECAWLSGMNVFDLKAWRQTNITEAYSTWLRLSVSSGLQLWQPGALPPSLLAFKGLTQPLDPSWHVAGLGSRSVKPPEEILKSAAVLHFSGPAKPWLEISNPKVRSYWYTYVNSSNIFIRKCKIMN from the exons ATGAAGTTTTACATATCTGCTGCGGGGATTAAGAGAGTCACCATATCGAGTCCCGGCGGAGCGATCGGTAAAGGAGGCGGAGGATGTGCGGCGGCACGGAGGTTCCCTGGCCGCACGTTGATACTGTTCCTGTTGATGCTCGCGATCGTACTGCCTTTTATATTCGTCAGGTTCGCGTTTCTCGTCCTCGAATCCGCCTCCGTTTGCGATTCTCCCCTTG ATTGCATGGGACTGAGACTTTTCCGTGGGGGCGACACATCTCTC AAAATTAGGGAAGAGTTGACACGGGCGCTAGTGGAAGAGACAAGTCAGGACGGTAATGGAAGAGGACAGAAGGGCTCATTGGACTCATTTGACGAACTCGTAAAGGAGATGACGTTAAAACGACGTGATATAAAGACGTTTGCTTCCGTGACTAAGAAGATG TTGTTGCAGATGGAACGTAAAGTCCAATCAGCCAAACATCACGAGTTACTGTACTGGCATTTAGCCTCCCACGGTGTTCCCAAATGCCTCCACTGCCTTTCCCTCAGGTTAACAGAAGAGTACTCTGTAAACGCCATGGCTCGAACGCGTCTACCTCCACCTGAATCCGTTTCTCGTCTAACCGACCCATCTTTTCACCATGTTGTCATCTTGACAGACAATGTTCTGGCTGCCTCTGTCGTCATATCTTCCACCGTACAAAATGCAGTGAATCCAGACAAGTTCGTCTTTCATATAGTGAccgataaaaaaacatatacccCTATGCACGCTTGGTTTGCTATAAACTCTGCTTTATCACCAGTTGTTGAAGTAAAAGGTCTTCATCAGTATGATTGGCCTCAAGAAGTGAATGTCAGAGTTAAAGAGATGCTGGAGATTCACCGTATGATTTGGAGACGTCATTATCAGAATTTGAAGGACTCTGATAATAGTTTCATCGAGGGTACTCATGAGCAATCCTTGCAAGCGTTAAACCCTAGCTGCCTCGCCCTTTTGAATCATCTTCGCATCTACATTCCCAAG CTTTTTCCGGACCTCGACAAGATAGTGTTGTTGGATGACGATGTAGTAGTACAGCGTGACCTTTCGTCTTTATGGGAAACGGATCTCAACGGTAACGTCGTTGGTGCAGTTGTTGATTCGTGGTGCGGAAGTAACTGTTGCCCGGGAAGAAAGTACAAAGACTATTTCAACTTCTCGCATCCTCTCATCTCATCAAACTTGCTTCAAGATGAGTGTGCATGGCTTTCTGGTATGAATGTTTTTGATCTCAAAGCATGGAGACAAACCAATATCACAGAAGCTTACTCCACATGGTTAAGACTC AGTGTTAGCTCCGGGCTACAACTATGGCAACCAGGAGCCTTACCACCGAGTCTACTTGCTTTCAAAGGACTCACACAGCCTCTGGACCCATCATGGCACGTAGCTGGACTAGGATCTCGATCCGTTAAACCTCCTGAAGAGATTCTGAAATCTGCTGCGGTTCTACATTTCAGCGGTCCAGCAAAACCGTGGCTAGAGATTAGTAACCCTAAGGTAAGATCTTACTGGTATACATACGTAAATTCATCAAACATCTTCATTAGAAAATGTAAAATCATGAACTGA
- the LOC106445770 gene encoding uncharacterized protein LOC106445770, which translates to MLKRSDKLKPPYGSRTHRLGVTLVVIGLLLLAALLFRLGDKNHDQPTQIVKHVSRSHPTVEIRNGTRLIWKIPTNKPKAVLFIAHGCHRKASDFWDKSPSCPKCTGLPEEKVLVRTALSKSFAVITVSSSGTCWSFGKEKRVVRDVIKTWVKKHNLESLPLVALGASSGGYFVSALALDMEFSSIVLMIAEGVFDRISVSKRYPPTLFVHMPKDVYRQQKIREFLEGLRVVGVDAAEVECLDLPLSPGFLGDRIEGFDGGVSAQVFEVLREKGFVDEKGYMKRDGRRTPWREALSGYKISLEESLVTPVEEELNLAYAYHEMTSLQSEQIFNWFESHMG; encoded by the coding sequence ATGTTGAAGCGTAGTGATAAACTGAAACCTCCTTACGGATCTCGAACTCATCGGTTAGGAGTTACTCTCGTCGTTATCGGTCTCCTATTACTCGCAGCTCTTTTGTTCCGTCTCGGTGACAAGAATCACGACCAACCGACACAGATCGTCAAACACGTGTCGCGCTCTCATCCAACCGTCGAGATCCGAAACGGAACTCGTTTGATTTGGAAGATACCAACAAACAAACCAAAGGCTGTTCTGTTCATCGCACACGGTTGCCACAGAAAAGCTTCCGACTTTTGGGACAAATCACCATCCTGTCCGAAATGTACAGGCTTACCAGAAGAGAAGGTTCTTGTCCGCACCGCTTTATCCAAGAGCTTCGCTGTTATCACAGTCTCCAGCTCCGGGACTTGCTGGAGTTTCGGGAAGGAGAAGAGAGTTGTCAGGGACGTGATCAAAACGTGGGTTAAGAAGCATAATCTCGAGAGCCTTCCTCTCGTCGCGTTAGGAGCTTCCTCCGGCGGGTACTTCGTATCCGCTCTCGCCTTAGATATGGAGTTTAGTAGCATCGTGCTTATGATCGCTGAAGGAGTGTTTGATCGGATCAGTGTTAGCAAACGTTACCCGCCGACGCTTTTCGTGCACATGCCTAAGGATGTGTACAGGCAGCAGAAGATTAGAGAGTTTTTGGAAGGGTTGAGGGTTGTAGGCGTTGATGCTGCGGAGGTCGAATGTTTGGATTTGCCGTTGTCTCCAGGGTTTTTGGGGGATAGGATTGAGGGTTTTGATGGCGGCGTGTCGGCTCAAGTGTTTGAGGTGTTGAGAGAGAAAGGGTTTGTTGATGAGAAAGGGTACATGAAGCGTGATGGGAGGAGAACGCCGTGGAGAGAAGCGCTTAGTGGGTATAAGATATCGTTGGAGGAGAGTTTGGTTACTCCTGTTGAAGAGGAGCTGAATCTTGCGTATGCGTATCATGAGATGACGAGTTTGCAGTCTGAACAGATCTTTAACTGGTTTGAATCGCATATGGGGTGA